The Tessaracoccus flavus genome includes the window GGCCGGGAGAACGCTGCGTAGTTCATGGCGCCGTGCCAGGTGCTGCCGTCGACGTCGTGGTGGAGGTCGTAGAAGTGCTCGGCCACCAGCCAGCGGTCGCCCTCGGCGTCGACGGCGGCGCGGGTCCGCGCGGCGACCTCGCGGTTGAGGTCGATCCCGCCCAGGCGGCCGGTCATGTTGGCCACGTCGATGCGCCACCCGTCGAGCCCGAACCGTAGCCAGCGTCGGATTACGCCATCCTCGCCGTAGAGGCGCTCGGTGAGCCCGGGCGACGCGTGGTTGAGCTTGGGCAGCGACTTGAACCCGAGCCAGCAGGCGTAGCCGGGGTACTCGTCGGTCCAGTAGTAGAAGTCGCGCTCGGGGGCGTTCCCATCGTTCTGCGCGGCGAGGAACCACTCGTGCGTCGCGCCGGTGTGGTTGGCGGTGAAGTCGCCCATCACCCGGATGCCGCGGGCGTGGCAGGCGTCGATGAGCCGGCGCATGGCGTCGTCGCCGCCCAGCAGGTCGTCGATCCGGTCGAACGTGCTGGCGTTGTAGCGGTGGTTGGTGTCGGCCGGGAACGCGGGTGTGAGGTAGAGCACGGTCGCGCCCAGCGAGGCGATGTGGTCGAGGCGCTCGATGATGCCGTCGAGGTCGCCGCCGTAGATCTGGCGGTGTTGCTGCTGGTCGTAGGTGCGCAGCGGCTCGTCCCAGCGGGCGCCATGTGCCCACTCGGGAGTCGGCCGCTCGTCGGCGCGGGCGCTGCGCGCGAACCGGTCGGGGAAGACCTGGTAGACGACGGCGTCGGCCACCCAGGCGGGCGCGGCGGTGGTGATGAGGCGGAAGTCGGCCGCGTCGGTGACGTCTCGACGGTGGACGCCGGAGCCGTTCAGCCAAGCGGTGCCGCCGTCGGCCATGACGAGGAACCAGCGGTACTGGAGGGTCAGGTTGTCCACCAGCACCCGCGCGGCCCACCACTCGTCGGGCCCGGGCCCGTCGGTGGGCGCGGCTGCGACGAACGCCGCCTCGCCGTCGTGCATGTGCCGCAGGTGCACCGCTGCCACCTGGCCGGCGGGCACGCGCACGCGCAGTTCGACGGTGTCGCCCCGGTGGGGGTGGGGGTCCGAGACGTAGAGCTCGGAGGGGTCGTGGTGGGGCTGGCCGAGGAAGGTCACGGCGACCACCCTAGACCAGGGCTCAGGAGTGGGCCACCGCCAGATCGACGGTCAGCGCGGCGGACCATCCGAACACCGTCGTGGCCCTCGGGGCTTGACCCCGGTGTCGGGGCGGAAGTACTCGTTGGGTCCTT containing:
- a CDS encoding glycoside hydrolase family 13 protein is translated as MTFLGQPHHDPSELYVSDPHPHRGDTVELRVRVPAGQVAAVHLRHMHDGEAAFVAAAPTDGPGPDEWWAARVLVDNLTLQYRWFLVMADGGTAWLNGSGVHRRDVTDAADFRLITTAAPAWVADAVVYQVFPDRFARSARADERPTPEWAHGARWDEPLRTYDQQQHRQIYGGDLDGIIERLDHIASLGATVLYLTPAFPADTNHRYNASTFDRIDDLLGGDDAMRRLIDACHARGIRVMGDFTANHTGATHEWFLAAQNDGNAPERDFYYWTDEYPGYACWLGFKSLPKLNHASPGLTERLYGEDGVIRRWLRFGLDGWRIDVANMTGRLGGIDLNREVAARTRAAVDAEGDRWLVAEHFYDLHHDVDGSTWHGAMNYAAFSRPVWGWLERPSTNAEDAHFSVTRLLPSIDGPAMIETMAEFMAQVPWAVTTASFNIVGSHDTGRIRWRVGDEGRAIAALGLAHTLPGVPMVYYGDEIGLVGETGEYGRRPFPWQAEETWATGTLQAVRELGALRRDSHALRHGGLRWIGATEDAVAFVRESRQGSALVVAAREATGQKTVPTALLPGIESGRLALGSGIRVEGNQVVMEAERGGIAVWVW